In Mytilus trossulus isolate FHL-02 chromosome 6, PNRI_Mtr1.1.1.hap1, whole genome shotgun sequence, a single window of DNA contains:
- the LOC134722097 gene encoding translin-associated factor X-interacting protein 1-like, translating to MDGRMAVARLPPLNGAKTLGMPPTKFDGLTGPSYKLGDTSHPLPNPRALRPYVDTISGEVDTWPAHASGHAVGNVSMMLSKNKSLVIYNDEDFGKPQVIPKPRFLDQLETYLKKELRALGVTEVMPNELRLQAHREVFEYLIEDFKTYKPLLSAIKNEYEMILAYQRQQIRDLEPLKQMLITVSEQCDQKIMSIRDEEKQEMTDLKMENKNLKERIQAMNNERGDLNSQVYKLQEELAAEYRRYRDECDARKMLIEDINEMRAAEMADDSKQPTMSGEAVEDDPEMMKIALRQARIDEKSATTRLNDMVANYGDVIPRRDFEALTIKSQKMEEDYTISKDDFAKLKAEHDALLEMHTKITKQRDEFYVELETMKRSSTPRPDWDKCADILQGGMGRWKEISQNKSTNECVDVLLNEIAAGGGSDAGGAEYFDGKGTGPEIPAYLRVEGQVRNRRLGKRDCSLIIRDIWREKAANDAGKTDGVRDKMQDFLYEYLSRRFSMEQMRIEWGYNLEDACTRYAHDEMIGLFQGVLSGEIDEEVYHGTMEQIEQIMATFNKIDFDKGNPGNITKDELRQGLKEVFPTIDPEMIVAIVSAAEVELDARDKDKVEYQEMFKEDDEGRTGPFLDEVRKLIKQERNSYAEDVKQQLSDLKTVSVDELKRGLSLADPEIDNKTMDKYVLWVFDTTPDKLAEVESIELSKVISRLQNGNVRRSGRKF from the exons ATGGACGGAAGAATGGCAGTAGCTCGCCTTCCGCCTCTAAATGG gGCCAAAACATTAGGGATGCCACCTACAAAGTTTGATGGGTTAACTGGACCTTCTTATAAACTTGGTGACACATCTCATCCTCTACCTAACCCTAGAGCTCTGAGG CCTTATGTTGACACTATTTCCGGAGAGGTGGACACATGGCCAGCCCATGCCAGTGGTCATGCTGTGGGGAATGTTTCTATGATGTTGTCCAAAAATAAAAGCTTAGTCATATATAATGATGAAGATTTTGGTAAACCTCAAGTCATTCCAAAACCAAGATTCTTGGACCAATTGGAAACCTACTTGAAGAAAGAGTTACGGGCCTTAGGTGTTACAGAGGTCATGCCAAATGAACTAAGATTACAA GCACACAGAGAAGTATTTGAATATCTGATTGAAGATTTCAAGACTTATAAGCCTCTATTATCagcaataaaaaatgaatatgagaTGATTTTGGCCTATCAGAGACAACAGATAAGAGATTTAGAACCATTAAAA caAATGTTAATAACTGTATCAGAACAATGTGACCAGAAGATAATGTCAATCAGAGATGAAGAAAAACAAG AAATGACagatttaaaaatggaaaacaagaATTTGAAAGAAAGAATACAGGCTATGAACAATGAACGAGGAGATCTAAACAGTCAGGTGTATAAACTACAGGAAGAACTAGCAGCAGAATACAGACGTTACAGGGATGAATGTGATGCAAGGAAAATGTTAATTGAAGATATTAATGAAATGAGGGCAGCAGAGATGGCTGATGACAGTAAACAACCAACTATGTCAGGAGAGGCTGTTGAGGATGACCCAGAGATGATGAAAATAGCTCTCAG ACAAGCCAGAATTGACGAGAAATCTGCTACAACGAGACTGAATGATATGGTAGCCAATTATGGAGATGTTATACCAAGAAGAGATTTCGAAGCTCTGACTATCAAATCCCAG AAAATGGAAGAAGACTATACTATATCTAAAGACGACTTTGCCAAACTGAAAGCTGAACATGA TGCCCTTCTAGAGATGCATACCAAGATTACAAAACAGAGAGATGAATTCTATGTGGAATTAGAAACAATGAAGAGAAGCTCAACACCAAG GCCAGATTGGGACAAGTGTGCAGATATTTTACAAGGAGGTATGGGTAGATGGAAGGAAATATCACAGAATAAATCAACCAATGAATGTGTAGATGTCTTACTCAATGAGATTGCTGCTGGTGGGGGATCTGATGCAGGCGGAGCTGAGTATTTTGATGGAAAG GGTACTGGACCAGAAATTCCAGCCTACTTAAGAGTTGAAGGTCAAGTACGGAACAGAAGACTTGGTAAACGTGACTGCTCTCTAATCATCAGAGATATTTGGAGGGAAAAGGCAGCAAATGATGCAGGA aAAACAGATGGTGTACGAGATAAAATGCAGGACTTCCTGTATGAATATCTGAGTCGAAGGTTCTCCATGGAACAGATGAGGATAGAATGGGGCTATAATTTAGAGGATGCCTGCACAAGATATGCTCATGATGAAATGATTGGATTGTTCCAGGGTGTACTGTCAGGGGAG ATTGATGAAGAAGTTTACCATGGTACAATGGAACAAATTGAACAAATAATGGCTACATTCAACAAAATAGACTTTGATAAAGGGAACCCTGGGAATATTACCAAGGATGAATTACGACAAGGTTTGAAGGAAGTCTTCCCTACTATAGACCCAGAGATGATTGTTGCTATAGTTTCTGCCGCTGAAGTAGAATTAGATGCTAGAGACAAAGACAAAGTGGAATATCAAGAAATGTTTAAAGAG gaCGATGAAGGAAGAACTGGACCATTCCTTGATGAAGTTAGAAAATTGATTAAACAAGAAAGAAATAGTTATGCTGAAGATGTTAAACAACAATTATCAGATTTAAA GACTGTGTCTGTTGATGAATTAAAGAGAGGATTAAGTTTAGCAGACCCTGAAATTGATAATAAGACAATGGACAAATATGTGTTATGGGTCTTCGATACCACTCCAGATAAACTAGCTGAAGTAGAATCAATAGAACTATCTAAAGTAATTAGTCGATTACAAAATGGCAATGTCAGACGGTCGGGGagaaagttttaa